From a region of the Nonlabens sp. Hel1_33_55 genome:
- a CDS encoding GNAT family N-acetyltransferase: MKYLIQNLETERLRFRLLQHSDFKAWLPFFDLTASYSHLFLDASKSKEDLCEFWIDKTLTRYQENRGGLCVLENKDSGGFIGMCGLLVQEIDGDTRLEVGYSLLPNYWGKGFAIEAAAAAKNYGFQNSYDLDFGCSVVSMIHIDNHPSIKVAIKNEMLLEKTFIAEKSESFHVYSQQRENWENNHK, translated from the coding sequence ATGAAATATTTAATTCAAAACCTAGAAACTGAAAGGCTGCGATTTAGGTTGTTGCAACATTCTGATTTTAAGGCTTGGCTTCCGTTTTTTGATTTAACGGCTAGTTATTCGCATTTGTTTTTAGATGCTTCAAAATCTAAGGAAGATTTGTGCGAATTCTGGATCGACAAGACATTAACGCGTTACCAAGAAAATCGCGGTGGTTTGTGCGTATTGGAAAATAAGGATTCAGGAGGATTTATTGGTATGTGTGGATTGCTAGTCCAAGAAATTGATGGCGATACACGTTTAGAAGTTGGGTATTCTTTACTTCCCAATTATTGGGGAAAAGGATTTGCCATAGAAGCGGCAGCGGCGGCGAAAAACTATGGATTCCAGAATTCCTATGATCTTGATTTTGGCTGTTCCGTAGTCTCAATGATTCATATAGATAATCATCCTTCCATCAAGGTGGCGATTAAGAATGAGATGCTTTTAGAAAAAACTTTTATTGCAGAAAAGAGTGAGTCCTTTCACGTTTACTCACAGCAAAGAGAAAACTGGGAAAATAACCATAAATGA
- a CDS encoding SPOR domain-containing protein: protein MQVAAYISDLLYRHECVVIPNFGAFISRRVPAQYFESTHTLYPPKKGLSFNEQIKQNDGLLVNYISTVEKLPYEDAMQEIRNYVRFLDHEMDEKGEITIHKVGRFTRTAENALSFTPMYLVNYLPEAFGLSMQETYAIDRTAVPVEKPTPQPVASISKMEPAPSKTNEPVEKPVRQLETPASRSAAWVRAAAAVAILVAGSYAGLYSYQTQQFNDAVAVEEMANEQLKSKIQEASFFISTPLPSVTMEVAPIVKNYHVVAGAFRDPANADKKVTQLKALGYDAERIGVNKYGLHNVAYASFAERNDAINELYRIRKQGNDGAWLLSGSLKK from the coding sequence ATGCAAGTAGCTGCTTACATATCTGATTTGTTGTACCGCCATGAATGTGTGGTGATACCTAATTTTGGGGCGTTTATCTCGCGACGTGTTCCTGCTCAATATTTTGAGAGTACGCACACGTTGTATCCTCCTAAAAAGGGGCTTTCCTTCAACGAGCAGATCAAGCAGAACGATGGACTGCTGGTCAACTATATTTCTACCGTAGAAAAACTACCGTATGAAGATGCGATGCAGGAAATACGCAATTATGTGCGTTTTCTGGATCACGAGATGGATGAAAAAGGTGAAATCACGATTCATAAAGTAGGTCGATTTACCCGCACGGCAGAAAACGCCTTGTCGTTCACGCCTATGTATCTGGTGAATTATTTGCCAGAAGCCTTTGGCCTTTCCATGCAGGAAACTTATGCCATTGATCGCACTGCAGTTCCTGTAGAAAAACCAACGCCTCAACCGGTAGCTTCCATCTCCAAGATGGAACCTGCACCTAGCAAAACTAATGAGCCTGTTGAAAAGCCTGTTAGACAATTAGAAACTCCAGCAAGCAGATCTGCAGCTTGGGTACGTGCTGCTGCCGCAGTTGCAATTCTAGTGGCAGGAAGTTATGCGGGACTGTACAGTTATCAAACGCAACAATTTAATGATGCCGTTGCTGTTGAAGAAATGGCAAACGAGCAATTGAAGTCCAAAATTCAAGAAGCGAGTTTCTTCATCTCCACGCCGCTACCTAGCGTTACTATGGAAGTAGCTCCTATTGTAAAAAACTATCATGTAGTTGCTGGTGCTTTTAGAGATCCCGCAAATGCCGATAAAAAAGTTACTCAACTCAAAGCATTAGGCTATGATGCTGAGCGTATAGGCGTCAACAAATATGGTTTGCACAATGTTGCTTATGCCAGCTTTGCAGAACGTAATGATGCCATCAATGAGTTGTACCGCATACGCAAGCAAGGAAATGATGGTGCATGGTTGTTGAGTGGTTCACTCAAAAAATAA
- the pheS gene encoding phenylalanine--tRNA ligase subunit alpha, giving the protein MLERVKEHIAKVDSFTADNADAVEQFRIEYLGTKGLLKEFFAAFKEVPNDQKKEFGQTINELKQKATDKVQQLKEQLENKEEEGGVLGDLTRTGYPMEIGARHPISLVKNQIIEVFSRIGFNVSEGPEIEDDWHNFTALNLPEHHPARDMQDTFFIQTDPDVLLRTHTSSVQVRYMENNQPPIRTISPGRVFRNEAISARAHCIFHQVEGLYIDKDVSFADLKQTLLYFTQEMFGKSKIRLRPSYFPFTEPSAEVDIYWGLETETDYRITKGTGWLEIMGCGMVDPAVLTNCGIDPEEYSGFAFGMGIERIAMLLYQIGDIRMFFENDVRFLKQFSSAL; this is encoded by the coding sequence ATGCTGGAGAGAGTTAAGGAACATATTGCCAAAGTCGATTCATTCACTGCTGATAATGCTGATGCTGTGGAGCAGTTCCGTATTGAGTACTTGGGAACTAAAGGTTTGCTTAAAGAATTTTTTGCGGCGTTTAAAGAAGTTCCTAATGACCAGAAAAAGGAATTTGGTCAAACCATCAATGAGCTAAAGCAAAAAGCAACGGACAAAGTCCAGCAGCTTAAGGAACAACTAGAAAACAAGGAAGAAGAAGGCGGCGTTTTAGGTGATTTGACAAGAACGGGTTATCCTATGGAGATAGGAGCACGTCATCCCATATCACTGGTGAAAAACCAAATCATTGAAGTATTTTCTCGAATAGGTTTCAACGTGAGTGAAGGTCCAGAAATTGAAGATGACTGGCACAATTTCACCGCATTGAATTTACCAGAGCATCATCCTGCTCGTGATATGCAGGATACCTTTTTTATCCAGACTGATCCAGATGTATTGTTGCGCACGCACACATCGAGCGTACAGGTACGTTATATGGAAAATAACCAGCCGCCCATCAGGACCATTTCTCCAGGTCGTGTGTTTAGAAATGAAGCGATTAGCGCAAGAGCCCACTGTATCTTTCATCAGGTAGAAGGATTGTACATCGATAAGGACGTGAGCTTTGCCGATTTGAAACAGACACTTCTTTATTTCACTCAGGAAATGTTCGGGAAGTCCAAGATTCGTTTGCGACCTTCCTATTTTCCATTTACAGAACCCAGTGCAGAGGTCGATATCTATTGGGGCCTTGAAACCGAAACCGATTACCGCATCACAAAAGGTACCGGCTGGCTGGAAATCATGGGTTGTGGTATGGTAGATCCAGCCGTATTGACTAATTGCGGTATTGATCCAGAGGAATACAGCGGTTTTGCCTTTGGGATGGGAATTGAACGCATCGCGATGTTGCTGTATCAGATAGGCGACATTCGCATGTTTTTTGAAAACGATGTTCGCTTCCTTAAGCAATTCTCCAGCGCACTATAA
- a CDS encoding GTPase, giving the protein MPIDKLIFVYNANSGKLNAWLDTAHKIVSPSTYKCRLCDLTFDAFKENVEWSRFRESELIKSHVNELEFLHIDEFNKNYNSKWLPKYDYPLILMASEHGLEIFMSAVEMNQIKTTSALISALESKITTS; this is encoded by the coding sequence ATGCCTATTGACAAACTGATTTTTGTTTATAATGCCAACTCTGGCAAGCTCAACGCATGGCTGGATACCGCTCACAAAATAGTGAGTCCTTCCACCTATAAGTGCCGTTTATGTGATTTGACTTTTGATGCTTTTAAGGAGAATGTTGAATGGTCACGCTTTCGCGAAAGCGAACTCATCAAAAGCCACGTAAACGAATTAGAGTTTTTGCATATCGACGAGTTTAACAAGAATTATAATTCCAAATGGCTCCCTAAATATGATTATCCGCTAATTTTGATGGCAAGCGAACATGGTTTAGAGATATTCATGAGCGCGGTTGAGATGAATCAAATTAAAACGACGAGCGCTTTAATAAGCGCCTTAGAATCTAAAATAACAACATCATGA
- a CDS encoding fasciclin domain-containing protein — protein sequence MKNRRILSIALIAGALFIGQTTFAQEDEMMEEKTVMVGGAEMYPSKNIVENAVNSKDHTTLVAAVKAAGLVQTLAGPGPFTVFAPTNQAFADLPEGTVETLLKPENKKTLSTILTYHVIAGKVNAADLIALVEKNNGSATVPTVAGGSLTFTVEDGDVYIEDEKGGTAMVTIADVNQSNGVIHVVDAVLLPAKK from the coding sequence ATGAAAAACAGAAGAATCTTAAGCATTGCGCTTATCGCAGGAGCACTTTTTATTGGTCAAACAACGTTTGCCCAAGAAGATGAAATGATGGAAGAAAAAACAGTAATGGTTGGTGGTGCAGAAATGTATCCTTCAAAGAATATTGTAGAAAATGCAGTTAATTCTAAGGACCACACTACATTAGTAGCTGCAGTAAAGGCAGCAGGCCTTGTACAAACTCTTGCAGGTCCTGGACCGTTCACAGTTTTTGCTCCAACAAATCAAGCTTTTGCTGATTTACCAGAAGGAACGGTAGAAACATTATTGAAGCCAGAAAACAAAAAAACGCTTTCTACCATATTGACTTATCATGTAATTGCTGGAAAAGTGAATGCAGCAGACCTCATTGCCCTAGTAGAAAAAAACAATGGTAGTGCAACAGTGCCTACAGTTGCTGGTGGATCATTGACATTTACCGTAGAAGATGGAGATGTATATATTGAAGATGAAAAAGGTGGAACTGCCATGGTAACAATTGCAGACGTGAACCAATCTAATGGAGTGATCCATGTAGTTGATGCAGTATTGCTACCAGCTAAAAAATAA
- a CDS encoding 3-hydroxyanthranilate 3,4-dioxygenase, with translation MSIKAPFNLNKWVEENGESLKPPVGNKNLYKDAGDYIVMIVAGPNARKDYHYNETEELFYQLEGTIEVHVQENGEKRTMQLGPGDMYLHPGKVPHSPVRHEGSIGLVIELKRVSKDAVDGLLWYCDNCNNKLHETYFKLDDIEKDFLPRFKEFFESEELRTCDVCGTVMETDNRFVE, from the coding sequence ATGTCTATAAAAGCTCCTTTCAACCTTAATAAATGGGTAGAAGAAAACGGCGAAAGCCTAAAACCACCCGTAGGAAACAAAAATCTGTATAAAGATGCTGGTGATTATATCGTCATGATTGTAGCTGGACCCAACGCTCGTAAGGATTATCATTATAACGAAACTGAGGAACTATTCTACCAGCTAGAAGGTACGATTGAGGTTCACGTTCAAGAAAACGGAGAGAAGCGTACGATGCAATTAGGACCTGGTGATATGTACTTGCATCCTGGTAAAGTCCCACATTCACCAGTACGTCATGAAGGTTCTATAGGACTGGTTATCGAACTTAAACGAGTGAGTAAAGATGCTGTGGATGGACTGTTATGGTACTGCGATAATTGTAATAACAAGCTTCACGAAACTTACTTCAAACTGGATGATATTGAGAAGGATTTCCTGCCAAGGTTCAAAGAATTCTTTGAAAGTGAAGAGTTACGCACCTGTGATGTTTGCGGTACCGTGATGGAAACCGACAACCGATTTGTGGAATAA
- a CDS encoding isoaspartyl peptidase/L-asparaginase family protein — translation MKNLLFLVALVFMISCQDQNSEAPEAVEPTNTPEQTSEFAIVIHGGAGTILKENMTPELEKEYNAKLTEAIQTGHEILKNGGSSMDAVEAAIRVMEDSPLFNSGKGAVFTHDGINSLDASFMDGATLNAGAVAGVTTVKNPISLARKVMTDSEHVLLSGDGADAFAKALQDPNIEIVSNSYFYTENRFKGLQRVLEKEAEMEAEKQMTEPKTTALRQLELKDPYFNDSKYGTVGCVALDKNGNIAAGTSTGGMTNKKYGRIGDAPIIGSGTYANNATCGVSSTGHGEYFIRAQVAYDISALIEYSGLTLKEATDKVIQDKLVKLGGTGGVVALDHYGNVSMDFNTPGMYRAMMNDKGDLIVGMYKD, via the coding sequence ATGAAAAACTTATTATTTCTAGTCGCCCTTGTATTCATGATTTCTTGTCAGGATCAAAATTCAGAAGCTCCTGAAGCTGTCGAACCTACCAACACACCAGAGCAAACCAGCGAGTTTGCCATCGTGATTCATGGTGGTGCGGGAACCATACTCAAAGAAAACATGACTCCAGAATTGGAGAAGGAATACAACGCAAAATTGACCGAGGCGATCCAGACGGGCCACGAGATTCTCAAAAATGGTGGTAGCAGCATGGATGCGGTAGAGGCAGCGATACGCGTTATGGAAGATTCACCGCTTTTCAATAGTGGTAAAGGCGCTGTGTTCACTCACGATGGGATCAACTCATTGGACGCAAGTTTTATGGATGGTGCGACGCTCAACGCAGGAGCCGTTGCCGGTGTGACTACCGTAAAAAATCCTATCTCGCTTGCGCGAAAGGTGATGACCGACTCAGAGCACGTTTTATTGAGTGGTGATGGGGCAGACGCTTTCGCGAAAGCGTTACAAGATCCAAACATCGAGATCGTATCCAACAGCTATTTCTATACAGAAAACCGATTCAAAGGTTTGCAACGCGTACTAGAAAAAGAAGCCGAAATGGAAGCCGAAAAGCAAATGACAGAACCAAAAACAACCGCACTGCGCCAGCTAGAGTTGAAAGATCCCTATTTCAATGATTCAAAATACGGTACGGTAGGCTGCGTCGCACTAGACAAAAACGGAAACATCGCCGCAGGAACCAGCACTGGTGGTATGACAAACAAAAAATACGGACGCATAGGTGATGCACCTATTATAGGCAGTGGGACGTATGCAAACAATGCGACTTGTGGTGTAAGCTCGACGGGACACGGTGAGTACTTCATAAGAGCACAAGTAGCTTATGACATAAGCGCACTTATAGAATACAGCGGCCTTACTTTAAAAGAAGCTACCGATAAAGTCATTCAAGATAAACTAGTCAAGCTAGGCGGCACTGGTGGCGTCGTGGCACTAGATCACTACGGTAATGTTTCCATGGATTTCAACACACCAGGAATGTATCGCGCCATGATGAATGACAAAGGAGATTTGATTGTTGGTATGTATAAGGATTGA
- a CDS encoding exodeoxyribonuclease III produces the protein MKIISYNVNGIRAAMKKDFIEWLTAADPDVLCLQEIKAMEDQVDTQAFTDAGYQYQYYYSAQKKGYSGTAIISKTKPNHVEYGTGIETMDNEGRNLRADFDGLSVMSMYLPSGTSDARLDFKFQYMEEFLEYITELRKEIPELLVCGDYNICHKAIDIHDPVRLKNTSGFLPEEREWFDRLVESGFVDTFRLFSDEPDQYTWWSYRGGSRARNKGWRLDYHMVTPQLVPNVKRSVILSSAVHSDHCPVLIEVE, from the coding sequence ATGAAAATTATATCCTACAACGTTAACGGCATACGTGCCGCAATGAAAAAGGACTTTATAGAATGGCTTACCGCTGCAGATCCAGATGTCTTGTGCTTGCAGGAAATTAAAGCCATGGAAGATCAAGTGGACACGCAGGCGTTTACTGATGCTGGATACCAATACCAGTATTATTACAGCGCACAGAAAAAAGGATATTCTGGAACTGCAATCATCTCCAAAACAAAACCTAACCATGTGGAATATGGAACTGGTATAGAAACCATGGATAATGAAGGCCGAAATCTGAGAGCAGATTTTGATGGACTATCCGTTATGAGTATGTATTTGCCTAGCGGCACCAGTGATGCACGACTTGATTTCAAGTTTCAGTACATGGAAGAGTTTTTAGAATACATCACCGAGTTACGAAAAGAAATTCCGGAGCTGCTCGTTTGTGGCGATTACAACATCTGTCATAAAGCTATAGATATTCACGATCCAGTACGCTTAAAAAACACCTCTGGATTTTTACCAGAAGAACGTGAATGGTTTGACCGTCTAGTCGAAAGTGGATTTGTGGATACGTTTAGGTTATTTAGCGATGAGCCTGACCAATACACCTGGTGGAGTTACCGCGGCGGTTCACGTGCCAGGAATAAAGGCTGGAGATTAGATTACCATATGGTGACACCGCAACTGGTCCCTAATGTTAAGCGATCAGTGATTTTAAGCAGTGCCGTTCATAGTGACCACTGTCCAGTTTTGATTGAGGTAGAGTAA
- a CDS encoding Txe/YoeB family addiction module toxin: protein MKYIFVDESWEDYLYWQRTDKKKVKKINELLKDISRNPFEGIGKPEPLKHKYSGFWSRRIDSEHRLIYQYRESEILIAKCRFHYD from the coding sequence ATGAAGTATATTTTCGTTGATGAATCCTGGGAAGATTATTTATACTGGCAAAGAACTGATAAAAAGAAAGTCAAAAAGATTAATGAACTTCTTAAAGATATATCGAGAAATCCATTTGAAGGAATAGGTAAACCAGAACCTCTAAAACATAAATATTCTGGATTTTGGTCTCGCAGAATCGATAGTGAACATCGGCTCATTTATCAATATAGGGAAAGTGAGATCCTAATTGCTAAATGTAGATTCCACTACGATTGA
- a CDS encoding type II toxin-antitoxin system Phd/YefM family antitoxin → MQTATVSDFRKDIKTYLDNVVKNFETLIINRGKKAGIVVMSLDEYNSLMATNHELTSRSNEQRLDAAIQKLKEGKGNEKELILD, encoded by the coding sequence ATGCAAACAGCCACTGTTTCAGACTTTAGAAAGGATATAAAGACCTATTTGGATAACGTAGTTAAGAACTTTGAAACTCTAATTATTAATCGAGGGAAAAAAGCTGGAATTGTAGTTATGTCGTTGGATGAATACAATTCACTTATGGCCACGAATCATGAATTGACTTCTCGTTCTAATGAGCAGAGACTTGATGCCGCCATCCAAAAGTTAAAAGAAGGTAAGGGCAATGAAAAGGAACTTATTCTAGATTAG
- a CDS encoding peptidoglycan DD-metalloendopeptidase family protein: MSVFRKNIVPLIVITAVVAAVLTYFYRPEYFDFIIQPSARSIYERSLEKTPGQLDQWKKLTTLAKQDSVNINESFSENIITSTRSPFSAGYMVDIAQGESLLATVKTDTINSSWILEAYSLNGDLLQTAVATDSLMTILIRERESSTIRLVVQSFLELTDTTLLKIYKQPILEFPLAGKGNDAIQSFWGVARDGGRRSHEGNDIFADRGHPVVAAADGRISSVRDRGLGGKQIWLRDELTASSHYYAHLDSQLVTSGQRVSRGDTIGLVGNTGNARTTPPHLHFGLYRTGGAVDPKPYIWKIPIPADSEILPIDSRVIGSGSGANLRNQPDANGGLLRSIQNDRLTILGNAKDWYHLRTADSLAGFAHKSVIKLIE; encoded by the coding sequence GTGTCCGTATTTAGAAAAAATATTGTTCCCTTAATCGTGATTACTGCTGTAGTTGCCGCGGTACTCACCTATTTCTACAGGCCAGAATATTTTGATTTTATAATTCAGCCATCTGCTCGTAGCATCTATGAGCGCTCTCTTGAAAAAACCCCAGGTCAATTAGATCAGTGGAAAAAATTGACCACGCTTGCAAAACAGGATAGCGTCAATATCAATGAGTCCTTTAGCGAGAATATCATAACCTCAACTAGATCACCTTTTAGTGCTGGTTATATGGTTGATATCGCTCAAGGCGAAAGCTTGCTAGCCACCGTCAAAACAGACACCATAAATTCTTCGTGGATTTTGGAAGCCTACTCGTTAAATGGTGATTTGTTACAGACTGCTGTAGCTACTGATTCCCTTATGACCATCTTGATTAGAGAAAGAGAATCGTCAACGATTAGATTAGTGGTGCAATCGTTCCTAGAACTAACCGACACTACCTTGCTGAAAATATACAAGCAACCCATTCTTGAATTCCCGCTGGCTGGAAAAGGGAATGATGCTATACAATCTTTTTGGGGAGTTGCTAGAGATGGTGGTCGCAGGTCCCATGAAGGAAACGATATTTTTGCAGACCGTGGTCATCCTGTGGTCGCAGCCGCAGATGGCAGAATCAGCTCTGTACGCGATAGAGGTTTAGGCGGTAAACAGATCTGGTTGCGCGATGAACTTACCGCTTCTAGCCACTATTATGCACATCTAGATTCGCAACTTGTAACCTCAGGCCAGCGCGTTTCTCGTGGCGACACCATAGGTTTAGTAGGCAATACTGGCAATGCAAGAACCACACCGCCACATTTACATTTCGGATTGTATAGAACTGGTGGAGCAGTAGATCCAAAACCATATATCTGGAAAATCCCAATTCCAGCCGATTCTGAAATTCTTCCTATCGATTCAAGAGTCATAGGTTCTGGATCAGGAGCCAACTTGCGCAATCAACCCGATGCTAATGGCGGACTTTTACGCAGTATTCAAAATGATAGGTTGACGATTTTAGGAAATGCAAAGGATTGGTATCATTTGCGAACCGCTGATAGTCTGGCTGGATTTGCTCATAAATCAGTAATTAAATTGATAGAGTAA
- a CDS encoding TlpA family protein disulfide reductase has protein sequence MALLAVSCHQKQEKQRYADVDTSSNEVLHLTDPDDFYYSLEDLVEAHPDKFVYVHFWNSYETNFKETMRAMEKLEKDFKGKDLVILNICLEPVMRPFLTHLDITVLENNYIARNFPEATFFDTYDFIGLPRFMIYDRKGKLIDQNAMSPLNENLEPTLQALIETP, from the coding sequence TTGGCACTACTAGCCGTTTCATGTCATCAGAAACAGGAAAAACAGCGATATGCAGATGTAGACACATCCTCTAATGAAGTTCTACACCTTACTGATCCTGATGACTTTTACTATTCTTTGGAAGATTTAGTCGAAGCGCATCCAGATAAATTCGTTTACGTGCATTTCTGGAACAGCTATGAAACAAATTTTAAAGAAACCATGAGAGCTATGGAAAAGCTGGAGAAAGATTTCAAAGGAAAGGATCTTGTTATTTTAAACATTTGCCTTGAACCAGTAATGAGGCCGTTTTTGACACACCTTGACATTACCGTTTTAGAGAATAATTACATAGCACGTAATTTCCCAGAAGCCACCTTTTTTGATACCTACGATTTTATAGGTTTGCCTCGTTTTATGATTTATGACAGGAAAGGTAAACTTATCGACCAAAACGCGATGAGCCCCTTGAACGAAAACCTAGAACCTACCCTACAGGCGCTCATTGAAACACCCTAG
- the radA gene encoding DNA repair protein RadA — translation MAKTKTTFFCQNCGAQHSRWQGQCTTCKEWNTLVEEVVEKTAKKDWSQNVEENSLSRKRTQKPLRISQIDATESPRMDTTNAEFNRVLGGGLVPGSVTLLGGEPGIGKSTLLLQLCLNLPFKTLYVSGEESAQQIKMRAERIKKNVDNCYILTETKTQNIFRQVAENQPNALIIDSIQTLQTDHIESTAGSVSQIRECTGELIKFAKETNTPVILIGHITKDGNIAGPKVLEHMVDTVLQFEGDRNHTYRILRALKNRFGSTHEIGIYEMLGHGLREVSNPSELLISQRGSSLSGTAIAATMEGMRPLIIEVQALVSTAVYGTPQRSATGYNLKRLNMILAVLEKRAGFKLGQKDVFLNITGGINVDDPAIDLAVVVAVLSSNFDIEISSQHCFSAEVGLGGEIRPVSRLEQRVNEASKLGFEKIFVAPSKTALKNSGTQIQTVSKIEELVKFLFA, via the coding sequence ATGGCTAAAACCAAGACCACATTCTTCTGTCAAAACTGTGGAGCGCAGCACTCACGCTGGCAAGGACAGTGTACCACCTGCAAAGAATGGAACACGTTGGTGGAAGAAGTCGTTGAAAAAACTGCCAAGAAGGACTGGTCGCAAAATGTTGAGGAGAACTCGCTTTCGCGAAAGCGAACTCAAAAACCACTACGCATCTCACAAATTGATGCGACTGAAAGTCCCAGAATGGACACCACAAATGCCGAATTCAATCGGGTGCTGGGTGGTGGTCTTGTGCCTGGATCAGTGACTTTGCTGGGCGGTGAACCTGGAATTGGGAAATCGACACTGCTGTTACAGTTGTGTCTCAATCTGCCTTTCAAAACGCTCTACGTTTCTGGTGAAGAAAGCGCCCAGCAGATCAAAATGCGCGCAGAACGCATCAAGAAAAACGTCGATAATTGCTACATACTCACTGAAACCAAAACACAAAACATATTCCGTCAGGTCGCAGAAAATCAACCGAATGCGCTGATCATTGATTCTATCCAGACCCTGCAAACGGATCATATTGAAAGTACTGCTGGTAGTGTCTCACAGATTCGAGAATGTACTGGTGAACTTATCAAATTTGCCAAGGAAACTAACACGCCAGTGATCCTGATAGGACATATTACCAAAGATGGAAATATCGCTGGACCCAAGGTTCTGGAACATATGGTCGATACTGTGTTACAATTTGAAGGTGACCGTAACCACACCTACAGAATTCTACGCGCACTCAAAAACCGATTTGGTTCTACACATGAAATTGGTATTTATGAAATGTTAGGCCACGGCTTGCGCGAGGTAAGCAATCCCAGTGAGTTGCTTATTTCACAACGTGGCAGCAGTTTGAGCGGTACCGCAATCGCAGCTACTATGGAAGGAATGCGGCCGTTGATTATTGAAGTACAGGCGCTGGTAAGCACTGCGGTTTATGGGACACCACAGCGCAGCGCAACTGGTTACAACCTCAAACGACTTAATATGATTCTTGCTGTGCTGGAAAAGCGTGCAGGGTTCAAATTGGGCCAAAAGGATGTTTTCCTAAACATTACAGGTGGAATCAATGTGGACGATCCAGCAATTGATCTTGCCGTTGTCGTTGCGGTTTTATCCTCCAATTTTGATATTGAAATTTCATCCCAACATTGCTTTAGTGCAGAGGTTGGTCTAGGTGGTGAGATAAGACCCGTTAGCAGGTTGGAGCAACGAGTTAACGAGGCGTCAAAACTTGGTTTTGAAAAAATATTTGTAGCACCTTCAAAAACTGCCCTAAAAAACAGCGGCACACAAATCCAGACCGTTTCTAAAATTGAAGAACTTGTAAAATTTTTATTTGCATAA
- a CDS encoding YbhN family protein: MKKTLVKILKILLPILLGGFLIYLSYSQFTSAQLEEIKVYLRDADYSFIALGMLFAMLSHLSRAWRWNYMLAALDKKPTFLNNIIAIGSGYAMNLIIPRSGEVTRAVIVNRTDDIPVDQGLGTIIAERVLDFILLLAITATAMLTASNEILKFFENGLESAFAKANPIKIITYSIILIIIISIGVVLLKKLKLFQKVKGFLAGIKDGFKTIWTMEKKWWYLAHTLFIWFMYLAMFYVCIFAIPDTDSMPISAVLCAFVAGSFAVAFTNGGLGAYPYLISQVLLLFGYSAVVGTAFGWIVWLSQTFLVIIFGLICFLLFSMRK; this comes from the coding sequence TTGAAAAAAACGCTCGTCAAGATTTTAAAGATCCTTCTTCCTATACTTTTAGGAGGTTTTTTGATCTACTTATCTTACTCTCAATTCACATCAGCGCAGCTAGAAGAAATTAAGGTATACCTGCGCGATGCAGACTATAGCTTTATAGCTTTAGGAATGTTATTTGCGATGCTCAGTCACTTATCCAGAGCCTGGCGGTGGAATTATATGCTGGCGGCACTGGACAAAAAGCCTACTTTTCTCAACAATATTATTGCCATAGGTTCAGGTTATGCCATGAATCTTATCATACCGCGCAGTGGCGAAGTCACACGGGCCGTCATCGTTAATCGTACAGATGATATTCCAGTGGATCAAGGTCTGGGAACCATTATTGCAGAGCGTGTACTGGATTTCATTTTGCTACTTGCGATAACAGCTACCGCAATGCTCACGGCGAGCAACGAGATTCTCAAATTCTTTGAAAATGGTTTAGAGTCCGCTTTCGCGAAAGCGAATCCTATCAAAATCATCACCTACTCCATTATCCTAATTATCATTATATCAATTGGGGTTGTGTTGCTCAAAAAGCTGAAGCTCTTCCAAAAAGTAAAAGGCTTTTTAGCAGGTATCAAAGACGGGTTCAAGACGATCTGGACCATGGAGAAAAAGTGGTGGTACCTCGCACACACCCTTTTTATCTGGTTCATGTATTTAGCGATGTTTTATGTATGCATTTTTGCAATTCCAGATACAGACAGCATGCCTATAAGTGCGGTTCTTTGTGCTTTTGTGGCTGGTAGTTTTGCCGTGGCATTCACAAACGGCGGTTTAGGTGCATATCCTTATTTAATTAGTCAGGTGTTACTCCTATTTGGATACAGCGCAGTTGTAGGTACTGCTTTTGGGTGGATTGTCTGGTTATCTCAAACGTTTTTGGTGATTATTTTTGGGCTTATATGCTTCCTGCTTTTTTCAATGCGCAAGTAA